Proteins from one Arsenophonus apicola genomic window:
- a CDS encoding MFS transporter, protein MHLPIIATRKAFFIAGFSLASWAPLIPLAKQRLQVENGTMGAILLAFGLGSLLMMPLSGMLAARFGCRRIFTLATILVLVTLAALVSIETVLPLAITLFLFGAGIGAMDVVVNIHAVITEKQAQKPIMSGFHALFSLGGFAGAGIVSLLLTFGATPLQVIILVILFISLLMISTWNGLTNYTTANDTPFFVLPKGSVIILGLLCCIAYIMEGSMLDWSGILLLSQQNIAPNHAGLGYTLFAIMMTFGRIFGDKAISQWGAQRVFINGSFMAVFGFAILVANGPLWTLAIAFMLIGLGLSNIAPMLFTVSGKQTAMPEALAVAAVSTLGYSGILLGPALIGGIAHMFTLPVAFICVTLMSTALIFCLRLIKLT, encoded by the coding sequence ATGCACTTGCCTATTATTGCGACTCGTAAAGCATTTTTTATTGCTGGCTTTAGTTTAGCAAGCTGGGCACCATTAATACCTTTAGCTAAGCAACGGCTACAGGTAGAAAATGGCACCATGGGGGCGATACTACTGGCTTTTGGTTTAGGCTCTTTATTAATGATGCCATTATCTGGGATGCTAGCAGCTCGTTTTGGATGCCGGCGAATATTTACTCTAGCGACAATATTAGTGCTGGTAACATTAGCAGCACTCGTTTCAATAGAAACGGTTTTACCATTAGCAATCACACTATTTCTGTTTGGTGCGGGTATTGGTGCAATGGATGTTGTCGTTAATATTCATGCGGTGATTACGGAAAAACAAGCACAAAAACCAATAATGTCAGGTTTTCATGCCCTATTTAGCTTGGGAGGATTTGCTGGTGCTGGCATCGTTAGCTTGTTATTAACATTTGGCGCTACACCATTACAAGTAATTATATTAGTTATATTATTTATAAGCTTACTAATGATATCAACCTGGAATGGCCTAACCAATTATACTACCGCAAATGACACGCCTTTTTTTGTCCTACCAAAAGGTAGTGTGATTATCTTGGGATTATTATGTTGTATCGCTTATATCATGGAGGGCTCCATGCTCGACTGGAGTGGTATTTTACTCCTCAGTCAACAGAATATTGCTCCTAATCATGCCGGACTAGGCTATACATTATTTGCCATTATGATGACCTTTGGCCGCATCTTTGGCGATAAAGCAATTAGCCAATGGGGCGCTCAGCGGGTATTTATTAATGGTAGTTTTATGGCAGTATTTGGTTTTGCTATTTTGGTAGCCAATGGTCCATTATGGACATTAGCAATAGCCTTTATGCTAATAGGTCTCGGATTATCAAATATTGCACCTATGCTATTTACTGTCTCAGGAAAACAAACTGCAATGCCTGAAGCATTAGCTGTAGCCGCAGTGTCTACGCTAGGTTATTCTGGTATTTTACTTGGACCTGCTTTGATTGGCGGTATTGCTCATATGTTCACACTTCCTGTGGCTTTTATTTGCGTGACATTAATGTCTACCGCTTTAATTTTTTGTCTGCGGTTGATAAAACTCACTTAA
- a CDS encoding glycoside hydrolase family 68 protein, whose amino-acid sequence MTNIAFKTSRWTRADALKVYIDDPTTTQPLIDYNFPVMDETLFIWDTMPLRTLDGTIVSVNGWSIIFTLTAERRPDLFKYKDGRYDITSDWHDRHGRARICFWYSRDGQSWEFGDRVMQEGVSPTSREWAGTPILMNDKGEIELYYSCVTPGACMAKICGRVVTSQTDVRMVGFDEVIPLFSADGFYYQTEEQNQYWNFRDPWPFIDPIDGKLYMVFEGNVAGERGTHIITSDDMGDIPPGYEEVGGARFQCGCIGIAVAKDKSGENWQLLPPLLTAVGVNDQTERPHYVFKDGKYYLFTVSHQYTYADGLNGPDGVYGFVSNNLTGPYEPLNGSGLVLGNPSARPYQTYSHYVMPNGLVTSFIDNIPNPNIDDGKGQYRIGGTEAPTIQVKIEGNRTFMVKEFGYGYIPPMENVVVRKRCRG is encoded by the coding sequence ATGACTAATATAGCCTTTAAAACTAGTCGTTGGACAAGAGCTGATGCTCTTAAAGTTTATATAGATGATCCAACAACAACCCAACCACTTATTGATTATAATTTTCCGGTTATGGATGAAACGTTGTTTATCTGGGATACCATGCCGCTTAGAACGCTAGATGGAACGATTGTTTCGGTTAATGGATGGTCAATCATCTTTACATTAACGGCTGAAAGACGTCCAGATTTATTTAAATATAAAGATGGTCGATATGATATAACGAGTGATTGGCATGATCGTCACGGCCGTGCTCGTATCTGTTTTTGGTATTCAAGGGATGGTCAAAGTTGGGAATTTGGCGATCGAGTGATGCAAGAGGGGGTTTCACCTACCAGTAGGGAATGGGCTGGAACCCCGATTCTTATGAATGATAAAGGTGAAATAGAATTATATTATTCCTGTGTAACTCCTGGTGCATGTATGGCTAAAATTTGTGGACGGGTTGTTACATCGCAAACGGATGTTAGAATGGTCGGTTTTGACGAAGTGATCCCGCTATTCTCGGCGGATGGTTTTTATTATCAGACAGAAGAACAAAATCAATACTGGAATTTTCGCGATCCATGGCCTTTTATTGATCCTATCGATGGGAAGCTCTATATGGTTTTTGAAGGCAATGTGGCCGGTGAACGTGGCACACATATTATTACCAGTGATGATATGGGGGACATTCCGCCTGGATATGAAGAGGTTGGAGGGGCGCGTTTTCAGTGTGGTTGTATTGGAATTGCGGTAGCAAAAGACAAATCTGGTGAGAACTGGCAGTTACTTCCTCCATTGCTCACTGCTGTAGGTGTGAATGATCAGACTGAACGGCCACATTATGTATTTAAAGACGGTAAATATTATTTGTTTACGGTCAGTCATCAGTATACTTATGCCGACGGTTTAAATGGACCTGATGGTGTATATGGTTTTGTTAGTAACAACCTGACCGGACCTTATGAACCATTAAATGGCTCTGGTTTAGTTCTTGGCAATCCATCAGCTCGCCCTTATCAAACTTACTCACATTATGTTATGCCCAATGGCTTAGTTACATCATTTATTGATAATATTCCCAATCCTAATATTGATGATGGTAAAGGACAATATCGCATTGGTGGCACTGAAGCACCAACGATCCAAGTCAAAATTGAAGGAAACCGTACATTTATGGTGAAAGAGTTTGGCTACGGTTATATTCCGCCGATGGAGAATGTGGTAGTAAGAAAGAGATGCCGTGGTTAA